The following DNA comes from Huiozyma naganishii CBS 8797 chromosome 8, complete genome.
CGTTGATTTACCTGCAGCATTGGCACCAGTCAATAGCCCCACCTGGGGAACATCATCCCCCAATTCGATATCATTTGGAATGAAATCTTTTATTATCGCACTTCCTAAATTGAAACACGGATGTCTTAAAgacttgaacttcaaaaatccattttttttattgcCTGTTACCGGGTCGTGTTCATCGACAAACGTTGGACGACAAGAGGGGAAACCTAGTGTTTCAGATGTCCTGGCAAGTGCGACAATGCAGTCGATATTCGCTATCAAATGAACCGTGGGCATCCAACTAGTGTTGAAGTGTGCGTCAAATTTCCTACAAAGACGGTTTTTCAAGTCTTCTTCCAATACTTTGTGTGTCTCACGCGCCTCTGCCATGGATCGCGCCAAAAGTTGTACTTCAGGAGAGTAATATCTTTTGGTGGTTTTATTCGCTGCCATTTGAATCCAGTCAGATGGAATATGCTTGGAAATGGCAGCAGGCACCTCAATTGTAAAAATTTCTTTCCCAGAGTCTTTAAAATGTAAGTTCTTACACTTGAATTTTCGTTTGTAttgttccaaaacttcGTTCAATTCACTTTCCAAACTATTTATTTCGTCCATGGACTTGTCAAATTCGACCTCTACCCCTCTGTGTGGGATGATAATATTTTCTACAGCTGCCTTTTTTCTATCATATGCATTTACCCAACTGTCGACATCCTGATATAACGTTTTGGGACATTGATTAGCAAAGGTACGAATAGCACCTTTGAGTTCAAAATTATCCAAACTTTTTAAGAGCCCCACGATGCTCTCAAACCCTTGAATTactctttcaaaatccTTGACCTTGATGGAACAAGAGTGCACACGAGATAGCATTCTCTCAACATCGGGCAACTTTGCTAAGGCGTCTTCGAGGATTTGTCTTAACTCACCATCTGACAAAAGCAATTCAACACTATCCAACCTTTTTTCAATATCGGTTTTATGTAACAATGGATGCATTAGCCATTTTTTCATCATTCTTTTCCCCATTGGTGTGATGGAGTTGTTAAATAACTTGAACAACGTACCCTTGTCAGACCCATCAAAAGTATTACTGAATATCTCCAAATTTTGTAGAGTGATACCATCCAATACCAACGAGTTCTGCGACTTAACAACGTTGTATTCTTCTATGTTTCCCATCGATACTAGGTTTCGGTCTAATTTCAACCACTTTAAGTAGTAAACCAGACCACCAAATGCACTGAatccaatttttttaccCTCTTTGTAGTAGCTTTGGAGCACTGGTGGCCACTGCTCCTCAGATGCAAAATACTCGGCATCATTCTCCGTCAACTTCTCGTAAGTCTTATCAAAACTGTAGAATTCACTTTCTGGTTTGATGGTGTTGAAGAGGGCATTTGATGCAGAATTGAACTTTACAATCTTGTTAGCAAGATTACTTAGGTTACCCTTCTCAATGATGACTTCTGTGGGTTTAACCTGTGACATGATGGTATCCAGTTTTGTACATTCGCTGTCATCTCGAAATTCAATAATTTTGGCTTCCCCAGTCGCCGTATCTATAAAGGCGATACCGAAGAGTCTGTCTGAGGTAGGAATGTTACTCATCTCAGCCTTGTAGTAGTTACCAGACTCCTCCTTGATGGCAAGACAATACGTGGCCAAATCTGTGTGGATCATATCACCATCAGTTAAGGTACCCGCTGTCAACACGCATTCGAGTTCCCGCTTGACGATCCCCTTTGCGCCCTCCCTCATTTCCTTTGCCAGCATGGATTCCTTCTGGTCTACTTTGGCCACTTTGTAGCCCAATTGGATGAACTGCGATGCCCAATATTCGAACGACATTTCGGGAATACCAGCGAGCTGCATATTGGCCCTCCCGTTCCCAGCCAATTTCCAGTCGAACAAAGAGTTGGCCAAGAGTGCATCCTTCTCGTATAGTTCAAAGAACTTCcccttcttgaagaataCTATGCAATCCCACATCTGACACTTGATCTCCCAATACTGCTTTTCAAACGGTGTGAATTTCCCCCAAGCTGAACTTGGAATGGCCAATGTTCTTGGGTCATACTCCGGATCAGATG
Coding sequences within:
- the MSH6 gene encoding mismatch repair ATPase MSH6 (similar to Saccharomyces cerevisiae MSH6 (YDR097C); ancestral locus Anc_8.235) yields the protein MVPVTPKPSKIARAKDGASSSQKKMKQSSLLSFFSKQDTKQSHTDKPEGRVKTESPPSDDATALPSSSLPSISTLARKPKTGPTASSEPALAKGSYDDSVDLTGDDSDTVMASDDRPLSSLKRAKKPVNYAESDDEDDTPLSSSIQRRKKAKLFTEDNDSDNDVYVPVKQEEESEDEHDNDPGVKSEGTEEDDDDILALQGYSKRAPKPTVQKRSQLPIKKSPMPNKIASSPPGKKNFNKQNEERYHWLVNEKDAQGRPPSDPEYDPRTLAIPSSAWGKFTPFEKQYWEIKCQMWDCIVFFKKGKFFELYEKDALLANSLFDWKLAGNGRANMQLAGIPEMSFEYWASQFIQLGYKVAKVDQKESMLAKEMREGAKGIVKRELECVLTAGTLTDGDMIHTDLATYCLAIKEESGNYYKAEMSNIPTSDRLFGIAFIDTATGEAKIIEFRDDSECTKLDTIMSQVKPTEVIIEKGNLSNLANKIVKFNSASNALFNTIKPESEFYSFDKTYEKLTENDAEYFASEEQWPPVLQSYYKEGKKIGFSAFGGLVYYLKWLKLDRNLVSMGNIEEYNVVKSQNSLVLDGITLQNLEIFSNTFDGSDKGTLFKLFNNSITPMGKRMMKKWLMHPLLHKTDIEKRLDSVELLLSDGELRQILEDALAKLPDVERMLSRVHSCSIKVKDFERVIQGFESIVGLLKSLDNFELKGAIRTFANQCPKTLYQDVDSWVNAYDRKKAAVENIIIPHRGVEVEFDKSMDEINSLESELNEVLEQYKRKFKCKNLHFKDSGKEIFTIEVPAAISKHIPSDWIQMAANKTTKRYYSPEVQLLARSMAEARETHKVLEEDLKNRLCRKFDAHFNTSWMPTVHLIANIDCIVALARTSETLGFPSCRPTFVDEHDPVTGNKKNGFLKFKSLRHPCFNLGSAIIKDFIPNDIELGDDVPQVGLLTGANAAGKSTILRITCIAVIMAQMGCFVPCESAVLSPVDRIMTRLGANDNIMQGKSTFFVELAETKKILDMGTNRSLLVVDELGRGGSSGDGFAIAESVLHHVATHMQSLGFFATHYGTLGSHFKGHPQIRPMRMRILVDEGTRKVTFLYKLEDGASEGSFGMHVAAMCDIPRSIIETADKVAEKMEQTSQLMKKKALQLSDLEEDQIVTVPDGLQSDFVRLVFGDGLTNTALGTGEGTLVYDGNVRGNVLDYLFQYIGQK